A portion of the Deltaproteobacteria bacterium genome contains these proteins:
- a CDS encoding toll/interleukin-1 receptor domain-containing protein, with protein sequence MSAIFISYRRDDSAPYAGRLYDRLCARFGADRVFMDVDGIPPGVDFVAHIGAKVASCDTMIAVIGKKWLEARDGNGQRRLDDPHDFVVLEVAQGLQRGIPVIPVLVGGASMPRAADLPDPLRGLAQREAVSLRDDEFHRDANTLITVLAKLPGLQRRSTDKIDPRQERLQRHTKALIWKAPLVFALVAFAIWWQGRRESQRPAPITTHAAIAQPLTGAWGAEVTYHWNAKHKEAFFFQPEGNRLYGTASFLGLKRGIDDGKIEGGEIFFSVRFQEDSASGTRERKNYYGGKIAGNEIRFRLQDDRGSPPLEFIATRVGEAGQTLR encoded by the coding sequence TCGGCAATCTTCATCAGCTATCGCCGCGACGACAGCGCGCCCTATGCCGGGCGTCTTTACGATCGTCTATGCGCCCGCTTCGGCGCCGATCGTGTTTTCATGGACGTTGACGGCATCCCGCCGGGCGTCGATTTTGTCGCGCACATCGGCGCCAAGGTCGCATCCTGTGACACCATGATCGCGGTCATCGGCAAAAAGTGGTTGGAGGCGCGGGACGGTAACGGGCAGCGGCGCTTGGACGATCCGCATGATTTCGTCGTGCTCGAAGTCGCGCAAGGATTGCAGCGCGGCATTCCCGTAATCCCCGTGCTAGTCGGCGGCGCGAGTATGCCCAGGGCAGCCGATCTTCCAGACCCGCTGCGTGGCTTGGCCCAGCGCGAAGCGGTGAGTTTGCGCGACGATGAGTTCCATCGCGACGCCAACACGTTGATTACCGTGTTGGCCAAGCTTCCAGGACTGCAACGGCGCTCGACGGACAAGATAGACCCTCGGCAAGAACGGCTGCAGCGTCATACAAAGGCGCTTATCTGGAAGGCGCCGTTGGTCTTTGCGCTCGTCGCCTTTGCCATCTGGTGGCAAGGGCGCCGGGAATCGCAGCGGCCCGCACCGATTACGACCCACGCCGCGATAGCGCAGCCGTTGACCGGCGCGTGGGGTGCCGAAGTGACTTATCACTGGAACGCCAAACATAAAGAGGCGTTTTTCTTTCAACCGGAGGGCAATCGACTCTACGGCACGGCGAGCTTTCTCGGCCTCAAACGCGGCATCGATGACGGCAAGATTGAGGGCGGTGAGATTTTCTTCAGCGTGCGGTTTCAGGAGGATTCCGCGTCGGGGACGCGCGAGCGCAAAAACTACTATGGCGGCAAAATCGCCGGCAACGAGATTCGTTTCCGGCTGCAGGACGATCGCGGCAGTCCACCCCTGGAGTTTATCGCCACTCGTGTGGGTGAAGCGGGCCAGACTTTGCGCTAG
- a CDS encoding DUF4071 domain-containing protein — protein sequence MAYHAFVAMPFGIKERFDANGAKEQIDFNKVYSDLIRPALESAGFTVFRADEERSAGNIRTDMFQELLLADLVVADLSIDNPNVWYELGVRHALRRRGVIQITCRSGPTPFDVYTDRSLRYHIKAGADNRLAPDPDFVEIDRKEIREFAAQTINSWYGRKVSPVYHLLRYLQEPDWKSLRVEEARQFWEDYDRYTTRIEVARKRQKPGDILVYAEEAPTRVFRVETFQVAGRALLSLGQFRFALAQYENALTIKPNDLESRRQKGLLLGRLKKHDEAKEWVETVLRDFPDDAESWALLGRVEKENWVDLWRKDGKSSEQMRKDAGDDEALLREAVNAYATGYRKDPSHFYSGINAITLLHLQAHLTGKQERLDVRKEMEGGVRWAVRGALEKDPKDYWARVTLAELEVLESDSPIVQSAYRSAVAVAEKDWFKLVSSRDQLHLLQDLGFRAEAVKTGLKTLERALSRITAPEKAWAPRQVFLFSGHMVDAPDRPQPRFPPGQEAVAAQAIAAKLAELGAGPDDIAICGGACGGDLLFAEACVARGLRVELRLAYDEPTFIKHSVAFAGDAWVERFYKVKAQPKTAVLIMADELGAVPKDVNHYSRTNLWQLYSALAWGPEKVRFVCLWNRKGGDGPGGTEHMHDTVQSYSGRVHVLDTTKLW from the coding sequence ATGGCCTATCACGCTTTTGTTGCGATGCCGTTCGGTATCAAGGAGCGGTTCGACGCCAATGGCGCCAAAGAGCAGATCGACTTCAACAAAGTCTACAGCGATCTGATCAGGCCGGCTTTGGAAAGCGCGGGTTTTACGGTGTTTCGCGCCGACGAAGAACGGAGCGCCGGCAATATTCGCACCGATATGTTTCAGGAATTGCTGCTGGCCGACCTGGTCGTCGCCGACTTGTCGATCGACAATCCCAATGTTTGGTACGAGCTGGGCGTGCGCCACGCCTTGCGCCGCCGCGGTGTGATTCAGATTACCTGCCGCAGCGGGCCGACACCGTTTGACGTCTATACCGATCGGTCGTTGCGTTATCACATCAAGGCTGGCGCGGATAATCGCTTGGCGCCGGATCCGGATTTCGTCGAGATTGATAGAAAAGAAATCCGTGAATTTGCCGCGCAGACGATCAACTCCTGGTACGGCCGCAAGGTCAGTCCCGTGTATCATTTATTGCGCTATCTGCAGGAACCCGACTGGAAATCTTTGCGGGTCGAGGAAGCCCGCCAATTCTGGGAAGACTATGATCGCTATACGACCCGGATCGAAGTCGCGCGCAAGCGCCAGAAGCCCGGCGATATTCTAGTCTATGCCGAGGAAGCGCCGACGCGCGTCTTTCGCGTTGAGACCTTTCAGGTTGCCGGCAGAGCCTTGCTGTCTTTAGGCCAGTTTCGTTTTGCCTTGGCGCAGTATGAAAACGCCCTCACTATCAAGCCCAATGATCTGGAGAGCCGGCGGCAGAAGGGGTTGTTGCTGGGCCGTCTGAAAAAGCATGATGAAGCCAAGGAATGGGTCGAAACCGTACTGCGCGATTTTCCCGACGATGCCGAGAGTTGGGCGCTTTTGGGGCGAGTGGAGAAGGAAAACTGGGTCGACTTGTGGCGCAAAGACGGCAAGAGCTCTGAGCAAATGCGCAAAGACGCGGGCGATGACGAAGCCTTGCTGCGTGAAGCGGTGAACGCCTACGCGACCGGCTATCGCAAAGATCCCAGCCATTTTTATTCCGGTATCAACGCGATCACGTTGCTCCACCTCCAAGCGCACCTAACCGGCAAACAAGAGCGTCTGGATGTGCGCAAAGAAATGGAAGGCGGCGTGCGTTGGGCGGTGCGCGGCGCCCTGGAGAAAGACCCCAAAGACTACTGGGCACGAGTTACCTTGGCTGAGTTGGAAGTCCTAGAGAGCGATAGCCCAATCGTTCAAAGTGCCTATCGCAGCGCCGTTGCGGTGGCGGAAAAAGACTGGTTCAAGTTGGTCTCTTCGCGCGATCAGTTGCACTTGCTGCAGGACCTCGGTTTTCGCGCGGAGGCGGTAAAAACCGGTTTGAAGACTTTGGAGCGCGCGTTGAGCCGCATCACGGCGCCGGAGAAGGCCTGGGCACCGCGCCAAGTATTTCTTTTTAGTGGACACATGGTCGATGCCCCGGATCGTCCGCAGCCGCGCTTCCCGCCCGGCCAAGAAGCCGTCGCCGCGCAGGCAATTGCCGCGAAGCTGGCTGAGCTCGGCGCCGGTCCGGACGACATCGCGATTTGCGGCGGCGCTTGCGGCGGCGATCTGCTTTTCGCCGAAGCCTGCGTCGCGCGCGGGCTGCGTGTCGAGCTGCGCCTGGCTTATGATGAACCGACGTTCATCAAGCATTCGGTGGCATTTGCCGGCGACGCCTGGGTGGAGCGTTTTTACAAAGTGAAAGCACAGCCGAAAACCGCTGTCTTGATTATGGCCGATGAGCTTGGAGCTGTGCCCAAGGATGTTAACCACTACTCGCGCACCAATCTCTGGCAGCTCTATAGCGCACTCGCCTGGGGGCCGGAGAAAGTTCGCTTTGTCTGCCTGTGGAATCGCAAGGGCGGCGACGGTCCGGGCGGCACCGAGCATATGCACGACACGGTGCAGAGCTACTCGGGGCGGGTCCACGTGCTCGATACGACGAAGCTTTGGTAG
- a CDS encoding patatin: protein MSLADRIAAKGPKKILALDGGGIRGILTVEILAEIERLLRQRAGGQADFVLADYFDFFAGTSTGAIIAACLSWGMTVGKVRQFYLDNGKEMFDKASLLRRHRYKFEDEKLSNRLREEFGADTTLGTDKLRSLLMCVMRNASTDSPWPVSNNPHAKYNNRSRQDCNLNLPLWQLIRASTAAPTYFPPEVVQIGDKEFIFVDGGITMYNNPAFQAFLMATVEPYNIDWPTGADKTLIVSVGTGTSPDANKDLKPEEMNLLYNAGSIPSALMSAALNEQDFLCRVFGNCLAGGPLDREIGDMIGKRGPVKDKLFTYMRFNAELTRSGLDTLGLNDIEPKNVQQLDSIEFIPDLQRVGQAVAAQKVKAEHFSGF from the coding sequence ATGAGTCTTGCAGACAGAATCGCAGCCAAAGGTCCAAAGAAAATACTCGCCCTCGACGGCGGCGGTATTCGCGGCATCCTAACGGTCGAGATTCTAGCTGAAATCGAACGGTTGCTGCGCCAGAGGGCGGGCGGGCAAGCCGACTTCGTGCTTGCCGATTATTTTGATTTCTTTGCCGGCACGAGCACCGGCGCGATTATCGCGGCCTGTCTTTCTTGGGGCATGACGGTGGGCAAAGTGCGCCAGTTTTATCTCGACAACGGCAAGGAGATGTTCGACAAGGCATCGCTCCTGCGGCGCCATCGTTACAAGTTTGAAGACGAAAAACTGTCCAATCGCCTGAGAGAAGAATTCGGCGCCGACACAACTCTCGGTACGGATAAGCTGCGCAGTTTGCTTATGTGCGTGATGCGCAATGCCAGCACGGATTCGCCGTGGCCGGTCTCCAACAACCCGCATGCGAAATACAACAATCGCAGTCGACAGGATTGCAACTTGAACCTGCCACTCTGGCAACTGATTCGCGCGAGTACCGCGGCGCCGACCTATTTTCCGCCAGAGGTAGTGCAGATCGGTGACAAGGAGTTTATCTTCGTCGACGGCGGCATCACCATGTACAACAATCCAGCGTTTCAGGCGTTCCTCATGGCAACCGTCGAGCCTTACAACATAGATTGGCCCACCGGCGCAGACAAAACGTTGATCGTTTCAGTCGGCACTGGCACCAGCCCGGACGCGAACAAGGATCTGAAGCCCGAAGAAATGAATCTACTTTACAACGCCGGCTCCATACCGTCGGCTCTGATGTCTGCAGCGTTGAACGAACAAGACTTTCTCTGTCGCGTGTTCGGCAACTGCTTGGCGGGTGGTCCGCTGGACCGCGAAATCGGTGACATGATCGGCAAGCGCGGACCGGTCAAAGACAAACTGTTTACCTATATGCGTTTCAACGCGGAATTGACGCGCAGCGGGCTCGATACACTTGGGCTAAATGACATTGAACCGAAAAACGTCCAGCAATTGGATTCCATTGAATTTATTCCAGACTTGCAGCGCGTGGGCCAAGCCGTCGCAGCACAAAAAGTAAAAGCGGAGCATTTCAGTGGATTCTAA
- a CDS encoding aminopeptidase P family protein, translating into MDQEIISRLKKRISAEGLDAIVALSPENVAYVSGFVVPSQSLMRWRHAAVIVTANGKISMVAIDMEATTVRAHAGIDDLRIYREFSDDPMDKLSEALQDLKLDCAKVAVEMEFLPAKDFATLQKNLPNVNWMAADAIFNKARQIKTPGELALLRSLSKLTDNAIGTALRSAKVGMSELELAGTLLKTLFAGGAESYKLMIIASGERSEFPNVGPTDRRLKHGDIIRMEIFGQKFGYLTGICRTAVVGDATPEQYKIWSNLIECKYLVMDLIKPGASCPEIYRKFLEKFSQLGFEPISFVAHGIGLYLHEEPYMGRYGNEIVEAGMVGAFEPLVYIPGRFGMQNKDMFAVSEKGCELLSDVTPTDTLLRVG; encoded by the coding sequence ATGGACCAGGAAATTATTTCCCGCTTGAAGAAGCGCATCAGCGCTGAAGGGCTCGACGCCATCGTCGCGCTCTCTCCGGAAAACGTCGCCTACGTCTCTGGCTTCGTGGTGCCGTCGCAGTCGCTGATGCGCTGGCGCCATGCCGCAGTGATCGTTACTGCCAATGGCAAAATCTCCATGGTGGCCATCGACATGGAAGCGACGACGGTGCGCGCGCATGCGGGTATCGACGATTTGCGCATCTACCGGGAGTTTTCCGACGATCCGATGGACAAGCTGTCGGAGGCTCTCCAGGATCTAAAACTCGACTGTGCCAAAGTGGCTGTCGAGATGGAGTTTCTGCCAGCCAAGGATTTTGCCACTCTGCAAAAGAATTTGCCCAACGTGAATTGGATGGCGGCTGACGCGATTTTTAACAAAGCGCGTCAGATCAAGACTCCCGGCGAGCTGGCGCTCCTGCGCTCGCTCAGCAAGTTGACCGACAATGCGATAGGGACGGCATTGCGCTCGGCCAAGGTCGGCATGAGCGAGCTGGAGCTTGCTGGGACATTGTTGAAAACCTTGTTTGCCGGCGGGGCTGAGAGCTATAAGCTCATGATCATCGCCTCCGGCGAGCGCAGCGAGTTTCCCAATGTCGGGCCCACCGACCGCAGGCTTAAGCACGGCGACATCATTCGCATGGAGATCTTCGGGCAGAAGTTTGGTTATTTGACCGGCATTTGCCGCACCGCGGTGGTCGGCGATGCGACGCCGGAGCAATATAAGATTTGGTCAAACCTGATCGAATGCAAATATCTGGTCATGGACTTGATCAAACCGGGCGCGAGCTGCCCGGAGATTTACCGAAAGTTTTTAGAGAAATTCAGCCAGCTCGGCTTCGAGCCGATCAGTTTCGTCGCCCATGGCATTGGGCTGTATTTACACGAAGAGCCCTACATGGGGCGCTACGGCAACGAAATTGTCGAAGCGGGGATGGTCGGTGCCTTTGAGCCGTTGGTCTATATTCCTGGCCGCTTCGGCATGCAGAACAAAGACATGTTCGCGGTTTCAGAGAAGGGCTGTGAATTGCTGTCGGATGTGACGCCGACGGATACGTTGTTGAGAGTGGGGTAG
- a CDS encoding mandelate racemase: MKITKIETIPIRLPTRRVHQWASLTTPIGVYVIVKVHTDQGLVGLGEAPVLKDWGGDNGKYFGETPKTTAHIINDILAPALKDQDPARFEAIHGLMDKAVKGYPYCKAAIDGALYDVVGKALGVPAYQLLGGLFRDRVPIAHSLGLMEIEKAVDEAKQAIAEGVKTIKLKGGVEAKRDVELVKQVRKAIGPDLNICVDANQGYPTPKAAVKITKAMEEFNLLYMEQPVEGIDRMAEVAARVDTPIMADESAWTAEDVLEIIKKKAADVISIYTTKPGGMFKGKKVAAVAEAAGLKCNVNGSVETGVGNAANIHLAASTGVVTYGCVVPVSSPKEKAKQGIAGIYYQDDIISEPFAFDNGDVIVSSKPGLGIELDEGKLKHYRIDL; this comes from the coding sequence ATGAAGATTACCAAAATCGAAACGATTCCCATTCGCTTGCCAACCCGACGGGTGCACCAGTGGGCCAGTTTGACGACACCGATTGGTGTCTACGTCATCGTCAAAGTTCACACCGATCAGGGGTTGGTCGGCCTGGGCGAAGCGCCGGTGCTGAAAGACTGGGGCGGCGACAACGGCAAGTATTTCGGCGAGACGCCGAAGACCACCGCGCACATCATCAACGATATTCTCGCGCCGGCTTTGAAAGACCAGGACCCGGCGCGTTTTGAGGCGATCCACGGGCTGATGGACAAAGCCGTGAAAGGTTACCCGTATTGCAAGGCGGCCATCGATGGCGCGTTGTACGACGTTGTTGGCAAGGCGCTGGGCGTGCCGGCCTATCAACTGCTCGGTGGTCTGTTTCGCGACCGGGTGCCGATTGCGCATAGCCTGGGTCTGATGGAGATCGAGAAGGCAGTTGACGAAGCCAAGCAGGCTATCGCCGAAGGTGTAAAGACCATCAAGCTTAAAGGCGGAGTTGAAGCCAAGCGCGATGTTGAACTAGTGAAGCAGGTTCGCAAGGCCATCGGTCCAGATCTGAACATTTGTGTGGACGCGAACCAGGGCTATCCGACGCCGAAGGCGGCGGTGAAGATCACCAAGGCGATGGAAGAGTTTAATCTGCTTTATATGGAACAGCCGGTGGAAGGCATTGACCGCATGGCGGAAGTGGCGGCACGCGTCGACACGCCGATCATGGCCGACGAAAGCGCCTGGACGGCGGAGGATGTACTGGAGATCATCAAGAAGAAAGCGGCCGACGTAATTTCGATCTATACGACCAAGCCAGGCGGTATGTTCAAAGGGAAAAAAGTCGCCGCGGTGGCGGAAGCTGCCGGTTTGAAGTGTAACGTCAACGGCTCGGTGGAAACCGGCGTCGGCAACGCCGCCAATATTCATCTCGCCGCTTCGACCGGAGTCGTTACGTATGGCTGCGTGGTGCCGGTGTCGTCGCCCAAAGAAAAAGCCAAGCAGGGTATCGCCGGGATTTACTATCAAGACGATATCATCAGCGAGCCGTTTGCTTTCGACAATGGTGACGTGATCGTCTCATCGAAGCCCGGGTTAGGGATTGAGCTCGACGAAGGCAAGCTGAAACATTATCGGATCGATTTGTAA